From Longimicrobium sp., one genomic window encodes:
- a CDS encoding response regulator transcription factor — protein MSDKIRVLLVDDHTVLRAGLEALLGLEPDLEVVGKASTGEEAIERVQAVRPDVVVMDLGMPGMGGLEATRQIAASETGARVLVLTSHAEEEYLLPVLEAGGSGYVKKTSADEDLISAIRIVARGEVFLYPAATKLLLNGFRKAEARGDASPLEELSDREREVLQLTAEGYSSVETGKRLFLSPKTVDTYRSRLMQKLGLGHRSDLVRFALDNGLLKPHSPR, from the coding sequence ATGTCCGACAAGATCCGCGTCCTCCTGGTGGACGACCACACCGTCCTTCGAGCGGGACTCGAAGCGCTCCTCGGCCTCGAGCCCGACCTGGAGGTCGTCGGCAAGGCGAGCACCGGCGAGGAGGCGATCGAGCGGGTGCAAGCCGTGCGGCCCGACGTGGTGGTGATGGATCTGGGGATGCCGGGGATGGGAGGGCTGGAGGCGACCCGCCAGATCGCCGCCTCCGAGACCGGCGCGCGAGTCCTGGTGCTGACCTCGCACGCGGAAGAAGAGTATCTCCTTCCCGTGCTGGAGGCGGGCGGGAGCGGCTACGTGAAGAAGACCAGCGCGGACGAGGACCTGATCTCCGCGATCCGGATCGTCGCCAGGGGTGAGGTGTTCCTCTACCCCGCGGCCACCAAGCTCCTCCTCAACGGCTTCCGGAAGGCCGAGGCACGGGGCGACGCGAGCCCGCTGGAAGAGCTCTCCGACCGTGAGCGCGAGGTGCTGCAGCTGACGGCCGAAGGGTACAGCTCGGTCGAGACGGGAAAGCGGCTCTTTCTCTCCCCCAAGACCGTGGACACCTACCGCTCCCGGCTCATGCAGAAGCTCGGCCTCGGCCACCGCTCCGACCTGGTGAGGTTCGCGCTCGACAACGGGCTGCTGAAGCCCCATTCGCCCAGGTAA
- a CDS encoding DUF6069 family protein: protein MISRDSGPQALWAVALASAVLAAGVNSLLFVATARWAFPRELLLPPADEPMTVGVIAGASAAAALAGAATFAVLRRVARDPVRRFRSASLWVLLLSFVAPLAIPAADARAQVVLYLAHVSVVFGTVWLVTARASRGGRCVPS from the coding sequence ATGATCTCGCGTGATTCCGGGCCTCAAGCTCTCTGGGCCGTGGCGCTGGCGAGCGCGGTGCTCGCGGCGGGAGTGAACTCGCTGCTCTTCGTGGCGACCGCGCGCTGGGCGTTCCCCCGGGAGCTGCTCCTTCCGCCCGCCGACGAGCCGATGACGGTGGGGGTGATCGCCGGGGCGTCCGCCGCCGCCGCGCTCGCGGGCGCGGCCACGTTCGCCGTGCTCCGCCGCGTGGCGCGCGACCCGGTCCGGCGCTTCCGCTCCGCCTCCCTGTGGGTACTCCTCCTGTCGTTCGTGGCTCCGCTGGCGATCCCCGCGGCGGACGCGCGGGCACAGGTAGTGCTTTATCTCGCGCACGTTTCGGTGGTGTTCGGCACCGTGTGGCTGGTGACGGCTCGGGCGAGCCGCGGCGGCCGGTGCGTGCCTTCCTGA